A window of the Rhodospirillaceae bacterium genome harbors these coding sequences:
- a CDS encoding CoA transferase yields MSADRPLSGVRVLANEVFMAGPYCTLMLADAGAEVIKVERPVIGDPRRGMPPYAEKDGVKKAAGFMAYNRNKKSIVLDLSGEEGRGIFKELAAKSDVVLENVRPGGMDRMGLGYEDLKVINPRLIYASISGFGRLEGYQGPFSDRPAFDIVAEAMSGLMHGIGFEDKPPSTTVHGMADIISGMTAAWGITQALYMRERTGEGQYVDTAMYDSLLAMNAGMVKLFSVAGQSVHRGRQLNIYPKGAYMAKDGYIALTVPNEAMWERLCQALNRPDLLDDERTKNVHARFENRDFVDAVINDSLAEFTRDEAVTMLNAAGLAAAPVQTAEDLFECPQLEARGALVEINDPDVGDYKFARTAPHLSAAPDIPTEPAPALGGHTREILLETLGYADAQINQLIGTGTVQE; encoded by the coding sequence ATGAGCGCTGACCGTCCTCTATCCGGTGTCCGCGTCCTGGCTAATGAAGTCTTTATGGCTGGACCATATTGCACCTTGATGCTGGCCGATGCCGGTGCGGAAGTCATTAAAGTCGAACGCCCTGTTATTGGTGATCCGAGACGCGGCATGCCACCGTATGCGGAAAAGGATGGTGTTAAAAAGGCCGCTGGTTTCATGGCCTATAACCGCAACAAGAAAAGCATTGTGCTGGACCTTAGTGGCGAAGAAGGCCGCGGAATCTTTAAGGAACTGGCAGCCAAATCTGACGTCGTGTTGGAGAACGTACGCCCCGGCGGCATGGATCGGATGGGACTTGGCTACGAGGACTTGAAGGTAATCAACCCGCGTTTGATCTATGCCTCTATTTCCGGCTTTGGCCGATTGGAAGGCTATCAGGGTCCCTTCAGCGACCGACCTGCGTTCGATATTGTCGCCGAAGCGATGAGCGGCTTGATGCACGGAATCGGTTTTGAGGACAAGCCGCCGTCAACAACCGTGCACGGTATGGCCGATATCATTTCTGGTATGACCGCTGCATGGGGCATCACTCAAGCACTTTATATGCGCGAGCGAACCGGCGAGGGCCAATACGTAGACACCGCCATGTATGATAGCTTACTGGCAATGAATGCAGGCATGGTGAAGCTGTTTTCTGTCGCCGGTCAATCTGTTCACCGGGGACGCCAGCTCAATATTTATCCTAAGGGAGCCTATATGGCCAAGGACGGCTACATTGCTTTGACCGTTCCCAACGAGGCTATGTGGGAGCGATTATGCCAGGCGTTGAACAGGCCTGACCTGCTTGACGATGAGCGCACGAAAAATGTTCATGCTCGCTTTGAAAATAGAGACTTTGTTGATGCCGTGATTAATGATTCTTTGGCTGAATTTACGCGCGATGAAGCTGTGACCATGCTCAATGCAGCGGGACTGGCTGCCGCACCTGTTCAGACCGCCGAAGATTTATTTGAATGCCCGCAGCTTGAAGCCAGGGGCGCCTTGGTGGAAATCAATGACCCTGATGTTGGGGACTATAAATTCGCCCGCACCGCACCGCATCTGTCAGCGGCACCTGACATTCCCACAGAGCCTGCGCCAGCCCTCGGCGGGCATACTCGAGAAATTCTGCTTGAAACGCTTGGGTATGCAGACGCTCAAATTAATCAATTGATCGGCACGGGAACTGTTCAAGAATAA
- a CDS encoding ribbon-helix-helix domain-containing protein, protein MQGLISRNVTINGRRTSLRLENEIWEAVGEICGHENLTVHELCTLIDGRRGRSSRTSAIRAFIVAYFRNASTDEGHFKAGHGKLASEIGTKPRKKRAISLSKLSKAA, encoded by the coding sequence ATGCAAGGTCTGATCAGTCGAAACGTGACTATTAACGGTCGCCGGACAAGCTTAAGGCTTGAGAATGAGATTTGGGAAGCGGTGGGCGAAATTTGCGGTCATGAAAACCTCACGGTTCACGAGCTTTGCACGCTGATTGACGGCCGTCGCGGACGTTCTAGTCGGACCTCGGCCATTCGGGCCTTTATTGTCGCCTACTTCAGAAATGCTTCCACTGATGAGGGGCATTTTAAGGCGGGACATGGAAAGCTTGCGTCTGAGATTGGCACGAAGCCAAGAAAAAAGCGCGCAATTTCGTTGTCAAAACTGAGTAAAGCAGCCTAG
- a CDS encoding DUF2889 domain-containing protein, with protein sequence MPLSKPVRRSLQHTREIYCRGYEREDGMWDIEGTLVDSRTYPFKNTDRDYISAGEPLHDMKIRLTVDEDLKIHRAEACTDQSPYNMCPDITPAYSCLEGLSIKPGWRRAVRERLSGTKGCTHLSDMLLGPLAVAAFHTVSAARRKRYQVESGADNKPPMLNTCHTYAANSPVVKRAWPDFHEDGRE encoded by the coding sequence ATGCCATTATCGAAACCCGTCCGCCGCTCCCTTCAGCACACCCGTGAAATTTATTGTCGAGGATATGAACGCGAGGACGGAATGTGGGACATTGAGGGAACACTTGTTGATTCCCGAACCTATCCGTTTAAAAACACCGACCGCGACTATATTAGCGCCGGTGAGCCTCTCCACGATATGAAGATCAGGCTGACTGTTGATGAGGACCTGAAAATTCATCGTGCGGAAGCATGTACAGATCAATCCCCTTACAACATGTGCCCCGATATCACGCCGGCTTATTCGTGTCTGGAAGGGCTGAGTATTAAACCGGGTTGGCGACGCGCCGTGCGTGAACGCCTAAGCGGAACCAAAGGATGTACGCATTTGAGCGATATGTTATTGGGTCCGCTTGCTGTAGCTGCGTTTCATACGGTTTCAGCAGCTCGTCGGAAAAGATATCAAGTGGAAAGCGGAGCCGACAATAAACCGCCGATGTTAAACACCTGCCACACCTACGCGGCCAACAGCCCGGTCGTAAAGCGCGCCTGGCCTGATTTTCATGAAGATGGTCGAGAGTGA
- a CDS encoding CBS domain-containing protein, which translates to MHPRIIPGVVNNQTIKSMSAQNTAREAAQVMVDSHISAIVITDDNGNLEGIVTERDMVHRVLVTNIHADELKLGDIMTANPLTVSPDDSAMDALELMRERKFRHLPVAENGKVVGMVSIRDLYDAAKAELEENVRETEAFVFGDRYGA; encoded by the coding sequence ATGCATCCTCGTATCATTCCCGGCGTCGTGAATAATCAGACGATAAAGAGCATGAGCGCGCAAAACACTGCCCGTGAAGCAGCCCAAGTAATGGTCGATAGCCATATTTCAGCGATTGTCATAACTGACGATAATGGAAATTTGGAAGGAATTGTGACGGAGCGCGACATGGTCCACCGTGTTCTGGTGACAAATATACATGCTGATGAACTAAAATTGGGTGATATTATGACTGCAAACCCATTGACAGTATCGCCAGACGATTCGGCCATGGATGCTTTGGAACTCATGCGTGAGCGTAAGTTTCGCCATCTGCCTGTGGCTGAAAACGGTAAGGTTGTTGGAATGGTCTCAATTCGAGACCTTTACGATGCTGCAAAAGCAGAACTAGAAGAGAATGTTCGGGAAACCGAAGCCTTTGTCTTCGGTGACCGCTACGGCGCATAA
- a CDS encoding HlyC/CorC family transporter, with amino-acid sequence MVTTISIIVLLIILSAFFSGSETALTAASQPLMHQLEQGGNKRASLVNRLLTKKERLIGSILLGNNLVNILATALATSLFFTIFGEVGVVYATIAMTFVVLIFAEILPKTYAFNAANRSALLIAPIINALVFVLSPITRSINFILRGIFKAFGADLNTDEALGSTAQLLRGAIALHEGEEEIVAHERAMLSSVLDLAEVEVGEIMIHRRDVAMIDLAKNPGSIVTEALESPYTRLPIWQDQPENIIGVLHAKALLREVWSPTVAVDQLNIKDIATDPWFIPETTTLLDQLQAFRDRREHIAMVVDEYGSFMGVVTLEDILEEIVGDISDEHDISVTGVHTQPDGSFVIRGDVTIRDLNRQFGWLLPDEEAATLAGLVLHESRRIPDVGQAFNFHDFRFEILRRKGHQITSVRVTPPSSSVGSIPGASSELSGT; translated from the coding sequence ATGGTAACGACAATCAGCATTATCGTTCTCTTGATTATTCTATCCGCCTTCTTCAGCGGCTCCGAGACGGCCCTAACGGCGGCCTCTCAGCCGCTCATGCATCAGCTTGAACAGGGCGGCAACAAACGTGCGAGCTTGGTTAATCGTCTGCTGACAAAGAAAGAACGGCTGATCGGTAGCATTTTACTAGGTAACAATCTGGTAAATATTCTGGCTACCGCCCTCGCCACCAGCCTTTTCTTTACAATATTCGGCGAAGTCGGTGTGGTTTACGCGACCATCGCGATGACGTTCGTGGTTTTGATATTTGCGGAAATACTCCCGAAGACCTATGCCTTCAATGCCGCCAACCGATCCGCACTGCTGATTGCGCCCATTATTAATGCGCTCGTTTTTGTTCTCTCCCCGATCACACGCAGCATTAATTTTATCTTGAGAGGAATATTTAAAGCGTTCGGTGCAGACCTCAATACGGATGAAGCCCTAGGGTCAACCGCCCAACTTTTGCGCGGAGCCATTGCCTTGCATGAGGGCGAGGAAGAAATCGTTGCCCACGAACGGGCGATGCTTTCAAGCGTGCTCGATTTGGCCGAGGTTGAGGTCGGTGAGATTATGATCCACCGCAGGGATGTCGCAATGATCGACCTCGCTAAAAACCCAGGATCGATTGTCACCGAAGCCTTAGAGAGCCCTTACACCCGGCTGCCAATTTGGCAGGACCAACCCGAGAACATTATCGGCGTGTTGCATGCGAAGGCCCTGCTGCGCGAAGTTTGGTCACCAACGGTCGCGGTTGATCAGTTGAATATTAAGGACATTGCCACGGATCCATGGTTCATTCCGGAAACGACGACCCTGTTGGATCAACTTCAAGCTTTCCGGGATCGCCGCGAACACATTGCCATGGTGGTGGACGAGTACGGCAGCTTCATGGGCGTGGTTACGCTGGAGGATATTTTAGAAGAAATCGTCGGCGATATCAGTGACGAACATGATATTTCCGTTACCGGCGTACATACGCAACCCGATGGAAGTTTTGTGATTCGAGGCGACGTTACGATCAGAGATTTGAACCGCCAGTTCGGCTGGTTGTTGCCTGATGAAGAGGCAGCAACCCTAGCTGGCTTGGTGTTGCACGAATCCCGGCGTATTCCAGATGTTGGCCAAGCCTTTAATTTCCATGATTTCCGGTTCGAGATTTTGCGCCGCAAGGGGCACCAAATAACCTCCGTGCGGGTGACACCCCCGTCATCCTCTGTTGGATCCATTCCTGGGGCCTCTTCAGAACTCTCGGGCACTTGA
- a CDS encoding 3-dehydroquinate synthase, whose protein sequence is MSDTNHSTLNVDLADRSYDIFIGEDLLDRAGDFMAPLLSLKNAVIITDSNVGPLYLTRLQASLDAVGISHSAIVLPAGEATKSFAHLEQLTSQLLSTPVERKTMLIALGGGVIGDITGFAAAITLRGMDFVQIPTTLLSQVDSSVGGKTGINTPQGKNLVGAFHQPRLVLADISTLTSLPRREFLAGYAEVAKYGLLGNFEFFSWLEENGGKVCDGDPDSIRHAVLTSCQDKARVVAEDEREFGRRALLNLGHTFGHSLEAQIGYGGELLHGEAVAIGMDMAFELSVRMGLCSGQDRDRARRHLQAVGLNLDLDNLADDTWTADALIAHMQTDKKVQDGKLTFILAHAIGDTFVTNNVDPGSVRDVLKDALRNSS, encoded by the coding sequence ATATCAGATACAAACCACAGCACCTTAAACGTCGATTTAGCGGATCGAAGCTACGATATCTTTATTGGCGAAGACTTGCTGGATCGGGCCGGTGATTTCATGGCCCCGCTCCTAAGCCTCAAAAATGCTGTTATTATAACAGACAGCAATGTCGGCCCGCTTTACCTGACAAGGCTTCAGGCCTCATTAGATGCGGTGGGAATTTCCCACAGTGCGATTGTTCTGCCGGCAGGCGAAGCAACCAAAAGCTTCGCTCATTTGGAACAACTCACGAGCCAATTGCTCTCTACACCAGTCGAACGCAAAACCATGCTGATTGCGCTGGGGGGCGGGGTCATCGGAGACATCACGGGATTTGCTGCGGCGATAACCCTGCGCGGTATGGATTTTGTACAGATTCCTACGACCTTGCTTTCCCAAGTCGATAGTTCGGTTGGGGGGAAGACAGGGATCAACACGCCCCAAGGCAAGAACTTGGTCGGCGCATTTCATCAACCGCGTTTGGTGCTGGCCGACATATCGACCCTTACAAGCCTTCCCCGACGGGAATTTCTTGCCGGCTACGCGGAAGTGGCGAAGTATGGGCTATTGGGAAATTTTGAATTTTTTTCCTGGCTGGAAGAAAACGGTGGAAAAGTTTGCGACGGCGACCCGGATTCGATCCGCCACGCCGTCTTGACCAGTTGCCAGGATAAGGCCCGTGTCGTCGCCGAAGACGAACGTGAATTTGGCAGACGCGCGCTGCTGAACCTGGGACACACTTTTGGTCACTCCCTGGAAGCGCAAATTGGCTACGGCGGTGAGCTTCTGCACGGCGAAGCGGTGGCCATCGGCATGGACATGGCGTTCGAGCTTTCGGTTCGCATGGGTCTGTGTTCTGGTCAAGACAGAGACCGCGCCCGCCGCCATCTTCAAGCCGTGGGTTTGAACTTGGACCTGGATAATCTTGCCGATGATACCTGGACCGCAGATGCGCTTATTGCACACATGCAGACCGACAAGAAAGTCCAAGACGGCAAATTGACCTTTATACTGGCCCACGCCATCGGGGATACGTTCGTGACAAACAACGTTGATCCAGGTTCTGTTCGGGACGTTTTAAAAGACGCCCTTAGAAATTCCTCTTAA
- a CDS encoding shikimate kinase: MAEKHNSNSGLIILVGLMGAGKTSVGRRLAQYFDQPFIDSDDEIVKAAGCSIADIFERYGEQEFREGERRVILRLLEGESQVIATGGGAFMDPVIREKIKEKGISVWLRASLDILVDRTSHRKHRPLLLTGNPRETLQKLMDERYPVYGEADIIVDTGPESSDYTANEVVEALKALDLNAARSTS, translated from the coding sequence ATGGCGGAAAAACATAATTCCAATTCCGGTTTAATTATTTTGGTTGGTCTCATGGGGGCTGGCAAGACCAGTGTCGGGCGCAGATTGGCGCAATACTTTGATCAACCCTTCATCGATTCTGACGACGAAATCGTTAAGGCGGCCGGGTGTTCCATCGCAGATATTTTTGAACGTTACGGGGAACAAGAATTCCGCGAAGGGGAACGCAGGGTCATCCTCCGCTTATTGGAAGGTGAATCACAGGTCATCGCCACCGGCGGCGGCGCTTTCATGGATCCTGTAATTCGCGAAAAGATAAAGGAAAAGGGAATTTCGGTTTGGCTGCGCGCCAGTCTGGATATCTTGGTTGATCGGACTTCACACCGTAAACATCGTCCTCTCTTGCTGACCGGCAACCCGAGGGAAACATTGCAAAAATTGATGGATGAACGCTACCCGGTTTACGGCGAGGCCGATATCATTGTAGATACGGGCCCAGAATCATCCGATTATACAGCGAACGAGGTTGTGGAAGCCTTGAAGGCTTTAGATTTAAACGCAGCGAGAAGCACATCGTGA
- the xerD gene encoding site-specific tyrosine recombinase XerD, protein MGRRRAQTDAIPPSPQLELFLEMLLAERGAAQNTLESYRRDLENFAVFAAKTSVLLEDADENLIRKFMANLSSQGMAPSTSARRLSALRQFFGFLHGEGYRDDNPCTTVDSPRQGKSLPKYLSEEEVDALLSAAHTRLGPGGQRLVALLEVLYATGLRVSELVGLPLGALGRDGQMMIVRGKGGKERMVPLSDPAMEAITVYLKVREGFLRGAPPKAEAWLFPSRGSEGHLTRARFGQLLKELAVEAGLDPRRVSPHVLRHSFASHLLAHGADLRSLQQMLGHADIATTQIYTHVLDERLKRLVEQAHPLATGKLS, encoded by the coding sequence ATGGGACGGCGGCGCGCCCAGACAGACGCAATACCGCCGTCACCGCAATTAGAATTATTCCTGGAAATGCTGTTGGCCGAACGAGGGGCAGCACAGAACACGCTTGAATCCTACCGCCGTGATTTAGAAAACTTTGCTGTCTTTGCAGCAAAGACGAGTGTTCTGTTGGAAGATGCAGATGAAAATCTAATCCGCAAATTCATGGCCAATCTTTCCAGCCAAGGTATGGCACCAAGCACAAGCGCCCGGCGACTATCAGCCCTCAGACAGTTCTTTGGATTTCTTCATGGTGAGGGCTACCGCGACGACAACCCCTGCACGACCGTCGACAGTCCCCGGCAAGGCAAGTCCCTACCAAAGTACCTCAGCGAGGAAGAAGTGGACGCGCTGTTATCGGCTGCCCACACACGTCTCGGTCCTGGCGGGCAGCGCCTTGTTGCCCTGTTGGAAGTTCTCTACGCGACAGGCTTGCGGGTTTCTGAGCTGGTTGGGTTGCCGCTGGGGGCGCTGGGTCGGGATGGCCAGATGATGATTGTTCGCGGTAAGGGTGGCAAGGAACGCATGGTGCCGCTCAGTGATCCTGCAATGGAAGCGATAACGGTTTATCTGAAAGTTCGGGAAGGATTTCTCAGGGGAGCGCCACCGAAGGCGGAGGCATGGCTGTTTCCATCGCGCGGTAGTGAAGGGCATTTGACGCGTGCCAGATTTGGTCAACTCCTAAAAGAACTGGCGGTAGAGGCAGGGCTAGACCCGCGCCGCGTTTCGCCCCATGTTCTGCGCCATTCGTTTGCCAGTCATCTGTTGGCGCATGGTGCTGATCTACGATCCCTGCAGCAAATGCTGGGTCATGCTGATATTGCGACGACGCAAATCTATACTCATGTTTTGGATGAACGCCTCAAGCGGCTTGTCGAACAAGCGCATCCCTTGGCAACGGGGAAACTTTCTTAG
- a CDS encoding amidase, with the protein MELADLSAAELARQIRDGEITSLDVINACIARIEEREAEVNAWTHFDPEFARAQAERCDVIRSTGMPLGPLHGIPVGIKDIFDTKDFPTENGTVLDAGREPMDDCAAVSRLKAAGCVIMGKTVTTEMAVYSPGKTANPHDINRTPGGSSSGSAAAVACGMVPLAIGSQTNGSVIRPASFCGVVGFKPTHGRISRDGVLALSRQLDHVGIFARTLEDAALISDCLIGFDSKDPDTKPVAAPRMREITLQDPPLEPNFAFVKSPVWDEADPSTQAAFEELVDFLGPNCEEIPLAGEFDNAVGYLRNIMYADLAKNLNSYAERGDEKISNVLKDMIKEGRQVNAVDYNISVDKRDNLHFAIQDICNDYDAIITPAAIGEAPLGLDATGDPIFSTIWTYLGVPAVTIPLLRGENGMPLGVQLISTRGDDARLFRTARWLIEEVVRNSED; encoded by the coding sequence ATGGAATTAGCAGATTTAAGTGCCGCCGAATTGGCGCGTCAAATTCGCGATGGTGAGATCACATCTTTAGACGTGATTAATGCGTGTATTGCGCGCATCGAAGAGCGCGAAGCCGAGGTCAACGCCTGGACTCATTTCGATCCGGAATTCGCTCGCGCACAGGCTGAAAGATGCGATGTGATCCGGTCAACGGGAATGCCCCTTGGTCCTTTGCACGGAATCCCTGTTGGCATAAAAGATATTTTCGACACCAAAGACTTTCCCACCGAAAATGGAACTGTCCTTGATGCGGGCCGTGAGCCGATGGATGATTGCGCCGCTGTTAGTCGACTAAAAGCGGCTGGATGCGTCATCATGGGTAAAACCGTGACAACGGAAATGGCCGTTTATTCTCCAGGAAAGACAGCCAACCCACATGATATCAACCGGACTCCTGGTGGTTCCTCCAGTGGCTCTGCTGCTGCCGTTGCATGTGGAATGGTGCCCTTGGCGATTGGTTCACAAACCAACGGTTCTGTTATCCGTCCAGCATCTTTTTGCGGTGTTGTTGGTTTTAAACCTACACATGGCCGAATTTCACGGGACGGAGTTTTAGCCCTCTCACGTCAGTTGGATCATGTTGGCATTTTTGCTCGGACGCTGGAAGATGCAGCTCTTATTTCGGACTGCTTGATCGGGTTTGATTCAAAAGATCCAGATACAAAGCCCGTGGCAGCCCCTCGAATGCGGGAAATTACTCTACAAGACCCGCCCCTTGAACCAAATTTTGCCTTCGTTAAATCTCCCGTTTGGGACGAAGCTGATCCTTCAACACAAGCCGCTTTTGAAGAACTCGTTGATTTTTTAGGTCCTAATTGTGAAGAGATTCCCCTTGCTGGTGAATTTGATAATGCGGTCGGATATCTCCGCAATATCATGTATGCGGATCTCGCGAAGAATTTAAACTCTTATGCCGAAAGAGGGGACGAGAAAATCAGTAACGTCCTGAAGGATATGATTAAGGAAGGCAGACAGGTTAACGCCGTTGACTACAATATAAGCGTCGACAAACGCGATAACTTGCATTTCGCCATTCAAGACATCTGCAATGATTATGATGCCATCATAACGCCAGCAGCCATTGGTGAGGCCCCATTGGGTTTAGATGCAACTGGTGATCCTATTTTTTCAACAATTTGGACTTATTTAGGGGTTCCTGCGGTAACAATTCCTTTATTGCGAGGCGAGAATGGAATGCCATTAGGTGTCCAACTCATCAGCACACGTGGTGATGATGCACGACTATTTAGGACAGCCCGATGGCTTATCGAAGAAGTCGTCCGCAATTCCGAAGACTAA
- a CDS encoding TRAP transporter large permease subunit yields MTNPEVAILMLSSFIVIVLLGFPVAFTLLAMGVGFGYYAYFEAENIEVFADIFDNKIFYLLNQNTYSVMENDTLVAIPLFLFMGYVVERANIVNRLFFSVQLAARNLPGSMAVAALITCAVFSTASGIVGAVVTLMGLLAFPAMMKAGYDKQFASGVICAGGTLGILIPPSIMLIVYAAIAELSPLRLYAAAVIPGFMLAGMYMVYVVGRVIISPSIAPKPREEDIPPTSQIYWQLLTSFVPLTMLIMLVLGSILGGLATPGEAAAMGALGAIVLSAVYRSLDWIMLKQSVYLTAKTTAMVCWLFVGSWTFASVFSYLGGHEVIEHFILSFNLAPWQFLILVQLIIFILGWPLEWSEILIIFVPIFLPMLDNFGVNPYFFAMLVALNLQTSFLTPPMAMSAYYLKGVLGSAIELVQIFKGLMPYLSIVILCMVLMYQYPNLALWLPDYLFGVYVP; encoded by the coding sequence ATGACGAACCCAGAAGTCGCAATTTTAATGTTATCCTCGTTCATCGTGATTGTGCTGCTAGGATTTCCCGTTGCATTTACGTTGCTCGCTATGGGCGTCGGCTTTGGCTACTACGCTTATTTTGAAGCGGAAAATATCGAAGTTTTCGCCGATATTTTTGACAACAAGATATTTTATCTGCTGAACCAAAACACCTATTCAGTTATGGAAAACGACACGCTGGTCGCAATTCCTCTGTTCCTTTTTATGGGATATGTGGTTGAGCGCGCGAACATCGTCAACCGTCTGTTCTTTTCCGTCCAATTAGCTGCAAGAAACTTACCGGGCTCCATGGCCGTCGCGGCCTTGATTACCTGCGCCGTCTTTTCAACCGCCAGCGGGATCGTTGGTGCCGTTGTGACCTTGATGGGGCTTTTGGCTTTCCCGGCCATGATGAAGGCGGGTTACGATAAGCAATTTGCATCTGGCGTGATCTGTGCTGGCGGCACCTTGGGTATCTTGATCCCACCTTCAATCATGCTGATTGTCTACGCGGCAATTGCTGAATTATCACCATTGCGACTCTACGCCGCTGCCGTTATTCCCGGCTTTATGCTGGCGGGAATGTACATGGTTTATGTTGTCGGCCGGGTAATCATTAGCCCGTCGATCGCGCCAAAACCGCGTGAAGAAGACATTCCGCCAACCTCCCAAATTTATTGGCAATTGCTCACCTCGTTCGTTCCCTTGACCATGCTGATTATGCTGGTGTTGGGCTCTATTCTTGGTGGCCTAGCGACACCAGGGGAGGCGGCCGCAATGGGCGCGTTGGGCGCGATTGTTTTATCCGCCGTTTATAGGTCGTTGGACTGGATAATGCTCAAGCAATCGGTCTATTTAACGGCGAAGACAACGGCGATGGTCTGTTGGCTGTTTGTTGGCTCGTGGACCTTTGCCTCGGTCTTTTCATACCTTGGCGGACACGAAGTCATTGAGCATTTCATTTTGTCCTTTAATTTAGCCCCTTGGCAATTTTTGATCCTGGTTCAATTGATCATTTTCATCCTGGGCTGGCCCCTGGAATGGTCAGAAATTTTGATCATCTTCGTTCCGATCTTTTTGCCTATGTTGGATAATTTTGGGGTGAACCCATACTTTTTTGCAATGCTGGTTGCGTTGAACTTGCAGACGTCGTTCCTGACGCCGCCTATGGCCATGTCAGCGTACTATCTAAAGGGTGTGCTGGGCAGCGCCATCGAACTGGTGCAAATTTTCAAGGGCCTAATGCCGTACCTGTCGATTGTTATTCTGTGTATGGTTTTGATGTATCAGTACCCTAACCTTGCTTTGTGGCTACCTGACTATCTGTTTGGCGTCTATGTGCCATAA
- a CDS encoding TRAP transporter small permease subunit, with the protein MLSIIHAIESLNIWIGRAFGWCILILTLSVAYEVFVRYVLNAPTVWAFDMMIQMYGALFLMAGAYALAQDTHVRADVLYRLIPVKWQARIDFVLYFIFFFPGMLALVYYGAEIASDSWRYKEVSWNSPARIQIYFFKTLIPIAGTMLIVQGISECMRCIKAMKTGEWPERMEDARETEDMIIKEKRDLVVEQAQHSELK; encoded by the coding sequence ATGTTATCAATCATACACGCCATTGAGAGCCTCAACATATGGATTGGGCGGGCTTTCGGCTGGTGTATTTTGATTTTAACCTTGTCCGTCGCTTATGAGGTTTTCGTTCGTTATGTGCTGAATGCGCCGACCGTTTGGGCCTTTGATATGATGATCCAGATGTATGGTGCGTTGTTCCTGATGGCTGGAGCCTACGCCTTGGCTCAAGACACTCATGTCCGCGCAGACGTCCTTTACCGCCTTATCCCGGTGAAGTGGCAGGCCCGTATTGATTTTGTTTTATATTTTATATTCTTTTTCCCCGGCATGCTTGCGTTGGTTTATTACGGCGCAGAGATCGCGTCTGATTCCTGGCGTTATAAAGAAGTCAGCTGGAACAGCCCGGCACGAATTCAAATTTATTTCTTCAAAACGTTAATCCCAATTGCAGGCACGATGTTGATCGTACAGGGCATTTCCGAATGCATGAGATGCATCAAAGCTATGAAAACTGGCGAATGGCCAGAACGCATGGAAGATGCCAGAGAAACTGAAGATATGATCATCAAAGAAAAAAGAGATCTGGTAGTTGAGCAAGCCCAACACTCGGAACTGAAATAG